A window of the Roseovarius sp. S88 genome harbors these coding sequences:
- a CDS encoding copper chaperone PCu(A)C, which yields MILKKTLLAVSMAAFFTSPTLAHEHSVNGVSVIHPMAFETSKSAKAGAGYMAITNDNEDADRLLEVKADFPRVMLHTTEEKDGIAKMIHLEAIDIPAGDTVLLEPGGLHVMFMGLDGDPLEEGEEIPATLVFEKAGELDVVFKVEKRHGEAKSHDHSDHSDHSDHSTN from the coding sequence ATGATACTTAAAAAAACCCTCCTCGCCGTATCCATGGCAGCATTTTTTACCTCACCGACCCTTGCCCATGAGCATTCAGTCAATGGCGTCTCAGTGATTCACCCAATGGCATTTGAAACATCTAAATCCGCGAAAGCGGGCGCTGGTTACATGGCCATAACCAACGACAATGAAGACGCCGACCGGCTGCTCGAAGTCAAAGCGGACTTCCCGCGCGTGATGCTTCACACGACCGAAGAGAAGGATGGCATCGCTAAGATGATTCATCTTGAAGCAATCGACATCCCTGCAGGTGACACCGTACTTTTGGAACCTGGTGGGCTTCACGTAATGTTCATGGGGCTTGATGGTGATCCGCTTGAAGAAGGTGAAGAAATTCCTGCCACGCTGGTGTTTGAAAAAGCTGGCGAATTGGACGTCGTCTTTAAGGTCGAAAAACGCCATGGCGAGGCCAAGTCGCATGATCATTCTGACCATAGCGACCATTCGGATCACTCAACAAACTGA
- a CDS encoding lytic transglycosylase domain-containing protein: protein MLRTLSLVFAVLVLTPPVLAGEPAPVGPRPLSSAFDAMQAGRWSVATRLAERSGPGAAALIEWHRLREGYGSQQDILNFLEDHPDWPGLELLRRKSELTIAQGDPKSVIAFFENSAPQSGRAALGLAEALRAEGREGDAEVAVVLAWRTLDLTTDEHNAFMKDWAELLKPHHKARLDMALWRGLRDVALMLPLVDDETRALAEIRQSIEAGKTGALKRLEKLPKSAKSNPHVAYALFNRHIKRGERDEAIKMILRQSREADGLGQAERWAGWRRELARDRMRDGAAQTAYDLAATHGLVEGSHFADLEWLAGFIALTDLNDPETAVAHFQRFMDKVETPISLGRAGYWLGRAQEAMGNAEGAALAYELGALHQTSFYGLLAAERGGFPSDPELVGDEEFPDWRKAEFAKRDVFQAGLLAYANGRQNLAERFFRHLALDLNRTELGQLGDAMAALGSEHLQVMVSKTAAMRGVALPGPYYPLHPLKSLKLPVPAELSLAIARRESEFDQTVTSGAGAMGLMQLMPATAAEMARAIGATGHNRARVFEDWKYNAKLGAEYLARMAQRFDGNIVMMAAAYNAGPSRPSRWMSRFGDPRRGGVDVIDWIEHIPFNETRNYVMRVAESLPVYRARLGRDPHPVPFSQELTGSTFSAALD from the coding sequence ATGTTGCGTACCCTGAGCCTTGTTTTTGCTGTTCTTGTGCTGACACCCCCGGTGTTGGCTGGAGAACCTGCGCCTGTTGGTCCGCGCCCTTTGTCCAGTGCCTTTGACGCAATGCAAGCGGGGCGGTGGAGTGTCGCTACACGTCTTGCGGAGCGCAGCGGACCGGGTGCTGCGGCACTGATCGAGTGGCACAGGTTGCGGGAAGGTTATGGATCACAGCAAGACATACTGAACTTTCTCGAGGACCATCCGGATTGGCCGGGTCTTGAATTGCTGCGTCGCAAGAGCGAGTTGACGATTGCGCAGGGTGATCCAAAGTCTGTCATCGCCTTTTTTGAGAACAGTGCGCCGCAGTCGGGGCGTGCCGCCCTTGGCTTGGCCGAGGCGTTGCGCGCCGAAGGGCGAGAGGGTGATGCGGAAGTCGCTGTTGTTCTGGCATGGCGCACGCTTGACCTGACCACGGATGAACACAACGCTTTCATGAAAGATTGGGCGGAACTGCTGAAACCGCATCACAAAGCACGGCTCGATATGGCACTTTGGCGTGGACTGCGCGACGTGGCCTTGATGTTGCCTTTGGTGGATGACGAAACGCGTGCTTTGGCTGAGATCCGGCAGAGTATTGAGGCAGGGAAAACTGGCGCGCTGAAGCGTCTTGAAAAGCTGCCCAAGAGTGCCAAGAGCAATCCGCATGTCGCCTATGCCCTCTTCAATCGGCACATCAAACGAGGTGAGCGCGACGAAGCCATAAAGATGATTTTGCGCCAGAGCCGCGAGGCCGATGGTCTTGGGCAAGCCGAGCGCTGGGCAGGGTGGCGTCGGGAGTTGGCGCGCGACCGAATGCGCGATGGCGCTGCGCAAACGGCGTATGACTTGGCTGCTACGCATGGTTTGGTGGAAGGGTCTCATTTCGCTGATCTGGAATGGCTGGCGGGGTTCATCGCACTGACTGATCTGAATGATCCAGAGACAGCGGTCGCACATTTCCAACGCTTTATGGATAAGGTTGAGACGCCGATCTCGCTGGGTCGCGCTGGGTATTGGCTTGGGCGCGCGCAAGAGGCCATGGGCAACGCGGAGGGTGCCGCGCTGGCTTATGAATTAGGGGCGCTGCACCAAACAAGCTTTTATGGTTTGCTTGCCGCGGAACGCGGCGGGTTTCCGTCGGACCCTGAGTTGGTCGGAGATGAGGAATTTCCCGACTGGCGCAAGGCCGAGTTTGCCAAGCGTGATGTTTTCCAAGCTGGGTTGCTGGCCTACGCGAATGGGCGCCAGAACCTTGCGGAACGGTTCTTTCGACATCTTGCTCTTGACCTGAACCGAACCGAGTTGGGGCAGTTGGGCGATGCGATGGCCGCGCTTGGTTCTGAACATCTACAGGTGATGGTGTCGAAAACGGCCGCTATGCGCGGCGTGGCATTGCCGGGACCTTACTATCCGTTGCATCCTCTCAAGTCGTTAAAGTTGCCAGTGCCGGCGGAATTGTCATTGGCCATTGCGCGTCGAGAAAGTGAATTTGACCAAACTGTCACCAGTGGCGCAGGAGCTATGGGGCTGATGCAGCTTATGCCAGCCACGGCGGCTGAGATGGCACGGGCCATTGGCGCCACAGGCCACAACCGCGCTCGAGTTTTCGAGGATTGGAAATACAACGCAAAGCTTGGGGCCGAATATCTAGCGCGTATGGCTCAGAGATTTGACGGAAACATCGTGATGATGGCCGCAGCCTACAATGCGGGGCCATCGCGCCCATCTCGGTGGATGTCACGGTTTGGCGATCCGCGCAGAGGCGGGGTTGATGTGATCGACTGGATCGAACACATCCCTTTCAACGAGACACGCAACTACGTCATGCGTGTGGCGGAAAGCCTGCCGGTGTATCGCGCGCGGCTTGGACGTGACCCGCACCCTGTACCGTTTAGCCAGGAACTGACCGGGTCCACGTTTTCCGCGGCTCTGGATTAG